The following are encoded together in the Triticum dicoccoides isolate Atlit2015 ecotype Zavitan chromosome 6B, WEW_v2.0, whole genome shotgun sequence genome:
- the LOC119322303 gene encoding agamous-like MADS-box protein AGL80, producing MARKKIALQYIKNKSSRRRTLDTRMKNLASKARELSILCNAKACVLVYDEGNAAPKVYPSHAEAVDLLNRYRTMAEGRFKKTVNQEDFLSQRLSKLQVEENKVRDPEIRILLHKAMLGSDLPDLKVDELTIVSSRLEEILKSMGESIAKISGQPPVLQPQVPYIPDNVDMGGSSAIYQASQPAPYVTNNMDMGSFTMNQQPSPTPYVTGSMYVGSPTMYQVPPQHEGWLDKVRSGRDLDALAHNGYNTTRHDGAGTSAGAGYSTNGHDGAGTSANAGSSGGMKPFDVGFGWQSGGVDHEESSWSLFPPM from the coding sequence ATGGCTCGCAAGAAGATTGCCCTTCAGTACATCAAGAATAAGTCGAGCCGGCGCCGTACCTTGGATACGCGCATGAAGAACCTGGCAAGTAAGGCACGCGAGCTTTCTATTCTATGCAACGCCAAGGCCTGCGTCTTGGTGTACGATGAGGGAAATGCGGCGCCAAAGGTGTACCCATCGCACGCCGAGGCGGTGGATCTCCTGAATAGGTACAGAACCATGGCAGAGGGGCGGTTCAAGAAGACGGTGAACCAGGAAGACTTCCTCAGCCAGCGCCTCAGCAAGCTCCAGGTCGAGGAAAACAAGGTACGAGACCCTGAGATCAGGATCCTGCTACACAAGGCCATGCTCGGCAGCGATCTCCCCGatctcaaagtcgatgagctcaccATCGTCAGTAGTAGGCTGGAGGAGATCCTCAAGAGCATGGGCGAAAGCATCGCTAAAATTAGCGGACAACCCCCTGTCTTGCAGCCCCAGGTGCCATACATCCCCGATAACGTGGACATGGGCGGGTCTTCGGCAATTTATCAGGCGTCCCAGCCAGCTCCATACGTCACCAACAACATGGACATGGGGTCTTTCACCATGAATCAGCAGCCGTCGCCCACTCCATACGTCACCGGCAGCATGTATGTGGGGTCTCCAACGATGTATCAGGTGCCGCCACAGCATGAGGGTTGGCTCGACAAGGTGAGATCTGGAAGGGACCTCGACGCCCTGGCCCACAATGGCTATAACACCACTAGGCATGATGGTGCCGGCACCAGCGCCGGTGCCGGCTATAGCACCAATGGGCACGACGGCGCCGGTACCAGCGCCAACGCCGGCTCTTCCGGTGGGATGAAGCCCTTTGATGTGGGGTTTGGATGGCAATCCGGCGGCGTCGATCATGAAGAATCATCTTGGAGTCTTTTCCCTCCCATGTAA